One Proteinivorax tanatarense DNA segment encodes these proteins:
- a CDS encoding helix-turn-helix domain-containing protein translates to MRIIRYDLNLTQKNVSELSGISEDAIRKIKHGKVTPTQETLELLSVVLKTDLNKLLLNMRVNDLTFN, encoded by the coding sequence GTGCGCATCATACGATATGATCTTAACTTAACTCAAAAAAATGTCAGTGAATTATCAGGTATAAGTGAAGATGCTATTAGAAAAATAAAACATGGCAAAGTTACGCCCACACAAGAAACTTTAGAATTATTATCAGTAGTACTAAAAACAGACCTAAATAAATTATTGCTGAACATGAGAGTTAATGATCTTACATTTAATTAA
- a CDS encoding ribonuclease H-like YkuK family protein — protein MIAIKSITHGDVSLSQVCKLIKNYIQDDIDQNYEITIGTDSQNTSSTKAVIVIAIRRLGKGGIFFYDIRRVKKINNIKEKIYFETSLSLEIAQKLMTHLKIEELPCNLSIHIDIGKNGPTSRMIPEIVGWVKGCGFDCEIKPEATTASSIANKFSK, from the coding sequence GTGATAGCAATTAAAAGTATAACCCACGGTGACGTCTCTTTAAGTCAAGTGTGTAAACTTATAAAGAATTATATTCAAGATGATATAGATCAAAACTATGAAATAACCATAGGTACAGATTCTCAAAATACTAGTTCTACAAAAGCTGTAATCGTCATAGCTATACGTCGGCTTGGAAAAGGCGGTATCTTCTTTTATGATATAAGACGGGTAAAAAAAATAAATAACATCAAAGAAAAGATATATTTTGAAACTAGTTTATCATTGGAGATTGCCCAAAAACTCATGACCCATTTAAAGATAGAAGAACTTCCCTGTAATTTAAGCATTCATATAGATATTGGGAAAAATGGTCCAACCTCAAGAATGATTCCCGAAATTGTAGGATGGGTCAAAGGCTGCGGATTTGATTGTGAAATCAAACCTGAAGCTACTACAGCTTCATCAATAGCAAATAAGTTCTCTAAATAA
- a CDS encoding DUF2797 domain-containing protein, with product MKGYLKGVDIKYKDNEINYGLNIDDDFFSINNSIGDEMNLVYCGDKKCIYCGREIKGKTFNNGYCYPCFRDLPQNDICMVRPERCHYSKGSCRDEKFAENYCLEKHFIYLAYTSEIKVGITHHGNIPSRWLNQGATKGCVIAEVPQRKVAGDVENFLMDYFADKTNWRGMLKNNEVKSLDQAIEKAQRLITDKFHDVNLVKDDKSIRYPWVYPPKVKSINLDKINCFTSRLLGAKGQYLIFEDGVLNLKKYRGYNIEINFSRKI from the coding sequence ATGAAGGGATATTTAAAAGGGGTAGATATAAAATATAAAGATAATGAAATAAACTATGGATTAAATATAGATGATGATTTTTTCTCTATTAATAATAGTATTGGAGATGAAATGAACTTAGTCTATTGTGGTGATAAGAAATGTATATATTGTGGAAGAGAAATAAAAGGTAAGACCTTTAATAATGGTTATTGTTATCCCTGCTTTAGGGATTTACCGCAAAATGATATTTGCATGGTAAGGCCTGAGAGATGTCACTATAGTAAGGGAAGTTGTCGTGATGAAAAATTTGCTGAGAATTATTGTCTTGAAAAGCACTTTATTTACTTAGCATATACCAGCGAAATCAAGGTGGGTATAACACACCATGGTAATATTCCCAGCAGGTGGCTAAATCAAGGTGCTACTAAAGGATGTGTTATAGCAGAGGTGCCTCAAAGAAAAGTTGCTGGAGATGTAGAAAATTTCTTAATGGATTATTTTGCTGACAAAACTAATTGGAGAGGGATGCTTAAAAACAACGAAGTCAAATCCTTAGATCAAGCAATTGAAAAGGCGCAAAGGTTAATTACAGATAAATTTCATGACGTAAATTTAGTTAAAGATGATAAGAGTATAAGGTATCCTTGGGTTTATCCACCGAAAGTGAAATCCATAAACCTTGATAAAATAAACTGTTTTACTTCAAGGCTATTAGGAGCTAAGGGTCAGTACTTAATTTTTGAAGATGGAGTACTTAATTTAAAAAAGTATAGAGGCTATAACATAGAAATAAACTTTAGTAGAAAAATATAA
- the trpS gene encoding tryptophan--tRNA ligase gives MTNKKVIFSGAQPTGTLTLGNYLGAIQNWKSFEDDFQCIYSIVDLHSLTIRTNPEEFKESCLSMLAQYLACGINPDKNIVFFQSHVPQHSELAWILNCNTYMGELNRMTQFKDKSANHKDNINAGLFAYPALQAADILLYKTNLVPVGQDQKQHLELARDIATRFNNNYGETFVVPEIYTPKLGAKIMSLQNPNVKMSKSDENPNAYISILDDEKNLIKKMKRAVTDNEGVIRYSDEQPGIKNLITIYSKLTGLQIEEIENKYEGKGYGHLKTDLAEIVVESLNPIQTTYNKYMNAPDYLQEVYTKGADKAKELAEDTMKKVKNNIGLV, from the coding sequence ATGACTAATAAAAAAGTTATATTTAGCGGCGCTCAGCCAACTGGTACATTAACCCTGGGAAATTATTTAGGAGCTATACAAAATTGGAAAAGCTTTGAAGATGACTTTCAGTGCATATATTCTATAGTTGATTTACATTCGCTTACTATACGTACCAATCCAGAAGAGTTTAAAGAGTCTTGCCTATCTATGTTAGCTCAATATCTTGCTTGTGGAATTAACCCAGACAAAAACATAGTTTTTTTTCAGTCACATGTACCACAGCACAGTGAGCTAGCATGGATACTCAATTGTAACACGTATATGGGTGAATTAAACCGAATGACTCAATTTAAAGACAAGTCTGCTAATCATAAAGATAACATTAATGCTGGACTATTTGCTTATCCTGCACTTCAAGCTGCTGATATTTTACTTTATAAAACCAACTTAGTTCCTGTTGGCCAAGATCAAAAGCAACATTTAGAACTAGCTAGAGATATAGCAACACGTTTCAACAACAATTATGGCGAAACCTTTGTAGTTCCAGAAATTTATACACCTAAATTAGGCGCAAAAATCATGAGCTTGCAAAACCCAAATGTAAAAATGTCAAAGTCAGACGAAAATCCTAATGCATATATCTCAATACTGGATGATGAAAAAAACCTTATAAAGAAAATGAAAAGAGCTGTAACTGACAATGAAGGCGTTATAAGATACAGCGATGAACAACCAGGCATTAAAAACTTGATCACTATTTATTCTAAACTTACAGGATTGCAGATAGAGGAAATTGAAAATAAATATGAAGGTAAAGGGTATGGTCATTTAAAAACTGACTTAGCAGAAATAGTAGTTGAAAGCCTTAATCCTATCCAAACTACTTATAATAAATATATGAATGCTCCTGATTATTTACAAGAAGTATATACAAAAGGGGCTGATAAAGCCAAAGAACTAGCAGAAGACACCATGAAAAAGGTAAAAAATAATATAGGTCTTGTCTAA
- a CDS encoding ATP-binding protein, translating into MKSEKSKIQGIVKELVSNSLNADAEEVNVKINNKKEFTKVTVADDGQGMNEDILDKVNGILNQSRRDELEEYYGDLAGNTGSASGLNIVSMLVDKAQVTSKRGVGTKIMVLRKK; encoded by the coding sequence TTGAAATCTGAAAAAAGTAAAATTCAAGGAATTGTCAAGGAATTAGTGAGCAATTCTTTAAATGCAGATGCAGAAGAAGTAAATGTTAAAATAAACAATAAAAAAGAATTTACAAAGGTTACTGTAGCCGATGATGGGCAAGGAATGAACGAAGATATTTTAGACAAAGTAAATGGCATTTTAAATCAATCACGAAGAGATGAATTAGAAGAATATTATGGAGACCTTGCAGGCAATACTGGTTCTGCCTCTGGGCTTAATATTGTTAGTATGCTTGTCGATAAGGCTCAAGTAACATCAAAAAGAGGTGTGGGAACTAAGATTATGGTGCTTAGGAAAAAATAA
- the hslO gene encoding Hsp33 family molecular chaperone HslO, with protein MKDYLLYSTAAQGNVRCLTAITTDLTQSAQAKHHLFPVASAALGRLLTGGLLMASSEFKGKERLNLRINGDGPLGQMFVDAGIGEARGYVANPQIELPLNSHGKLDVKKGVGNGELTIIKDLRLKEPYVSTMQLISGEIAEDLTYYYATSEQKPSSFGLGVLVDTNGKIISSGGFLVQIMPDATDEQVNAVEQNIAEINGVVDFIKKNNTPEKMAEKLLVNLSPKPLDKQPLDYRCSCDRQRFTKGLISLGKNELENMLQEKKQFELSCHFCNSTYIFTQTDIVNLLKEI; from the coding sequence ATGAAGGATTATCTATTATATAGCACAGCAGCCCAAGGGAATGTCCGATGCCTTACAGCAATAACTACGGACCTAACCCAATCGGCACAAGCGAAACACCACCTTTTCCCGGTGGCATCAGCAGCCTTAGGTAGGTTATTGACAGGCGGCTTACTTATGGCTTCTTCTGAGTTTAAGGGGAAAGAAAGATTGAACTTAAGAATAAATGGAGATGGACCGCTAGGCCAGATGTTTGTAGATGCTGGCATTGGAGAAGCCCGTGGTTATGTCGCCAATCCTCAGATTGAGTTACCTTTAAATAGCCATGGTAAGCTAGATGTAAAAAAAGGAGTAGGAAACGGCGAACTTACTATTATTAAAGATTTAAGGCTAAAAGAGCCCTATGTATCAACAATGCAGCTAATTTCTGGAGAAATAGCAGAAGATTTAACCTATTACTATGCTACTTCTGAACAAAAGCCATCATCTTTCGGACTGGGAGTTTTAGTGGACACAAACGGGAAAATCATATCTAGTGGAGGGTTTTTAGTTCAAATAATGCCAGATGCCACTGATGAACAGGTAAATGCTGTCGAACAAAATATAGCAGAAATTAATGGTGTGGTGGATTTTATCAAAAAAAATAACACCCCTGAAAAAATGGCAGAGAAACTGCTTGTAAACTTATCTCCTAAACCGTTAGACAAACAGCCGTTGGATTATAGATGCAGCTGTGATCGCCAGAGATTTACAAAAGGTCTGATCAGCTTAGGTAAAAATGAATTAGAAAATATGCTTCAAGAAAAAAAACAATTCGAGCTAAGTTGTCACTTCTGCAATTCCACTTATATATTTACTCAAACAGACATCGTAAATTTGCTAAAAGAAATATAA
- a CDS encoding ABC transporter ATP-binding protein, with protein sequence MKKYIQNHKLLLTSSVILVIFISITEAFQAILFQTIVDTATRNYNLGISTLAMYTIIFLIAVFVFESLSKISNAALNTSVMKDYKYSIINSFLSADNKSKLTSSELISIMNNDVKVIEDSYLNNLINIAKDLFLFVISLFLLFRINIYLTLSILVFGWVPIIVPQLFTKKNQFLKGKHLENLEKSVNKIKEIAQGFEVIKGFNIEKKIASIFSTINKEAEQAKFKSDAFKGVLGAISIVSGFLMFFVNVLIATYFVIQGDITIGQMMAAIQLMNYIVNPLISLSRYFTEIKSVSKVISNIQDKILNNNSISSLGKNEFSFNNNIEIKGLTYSYDNRDEVISNINYEFEKGKKYAIVGESGCGKTTFLKILMNQINDYQGEINIDDIEIKEIDPKSYYKKVTLVQQNVFMFKDTLKNNICLYNECTDEELSKAIRQSGLAKTIRLHEAGVETLVGEGKVELSGGELKRVAIARALIKDADIILVDEATSALDKITAHEIEKTLINLDSTMIAITHQMDETTLSKYDEILAMKDGKIVERGNLKELLDNKGHFYNIYNKKINDLKDEIDFALENPNMAQGG encoded by the coding sequence ATGAAAAAATATATTCAAAATCATAAATTGTTATTAACGTCCAGTGTGATATTAGTTATTTTTATCTCTATTACTGAAGCTTTTCAAGCTATATTGTTTCAAACAATTGTAGATACTGCAACAAGGAACTACAACTTAGGAATATCAACATTAGCAATGTATACAATCATATTTCTAATAGCGGTCTTTGTTTTTGAGTCTTTATCAAAAATCAGTAATGCTGCCTTAAATACATCAGTAATGAAGGATTATAAGTACTCAATTATAAATAGTTTTTTAAGTGCTGATAACAAATCTAAGCTGACTAGCTCAGAATTAATATCTATTATGAACAACGACGTTAAGGTAATAGAAGATAGTTATCTAAACAACTTAATTAACATAGCGAAAGATTTATTTTTGTTTGTAATATCATTGTTTCTGTTGTTTAGAATAAATATTTATTTGACTCTATCAATACTTGTGTTCGGCTGGGTGCCAATTATAGTACCTCAGTTATTTACTAAAAAAAACCAATTTTTAAAAGGCAAACATCTAGAGAACCTCGAAAAAAGTGTAAATAAAATTAAAGAAATTGCACAAGGATTTGAAGTAATTAAAGGGTTTAACATAGAGAAAAAAATAGCAAGCATTTTTTCAACAATAAACAAGGAGGCCGAACAAGCAAAATTTAAATCTGATGCTTTTAAAGGAGTTTTAGGTGCTATATCTATAGTATCAGGATTTTTAATGTTTTTTGTAAATGTATTAATCGCCACTTACTTCGTAATCCAAGGTGATATAACAATTGGCCAAATGATGGCAGCTATACAGTTAATGAATTATATAGTTAACCCTCTTATTTCGCTGTCTAGGTATTTTACGGAAATTAAATCTGTTAGTAAGGTTATATCAAATATTCAAGATAAAATTTTAAACAACAACTCCATATCAAGCCTTGGTAAAAACGAATTTAGTTTTAATAACAATATTGAAATAAAAGGATTGACATACTCATATGATAACCGAGATGAGGTAATATCTAATATAAATTATGAATTTGAAAAGGGAAAGAAATATGCGATAGTTGGAGAAAGTGGTTGTGGTAAAACTACCTTTTTAAAAATATTAATGAATCAGATAAATGACTATCAAGGAGAAATTAATATTGACGATATAGAGATAAAAGAAATAGACCCCAAATCATATTACAAAAAGGTAACTCTGGTACAACAAAATGTGTTTATGTTTAAGGATACTTTAAAAAATAATATCTGCTTATATAATGAATGTACAGATGAGGAACTTAGTAAAGCAATAAGGCAATCAGGGTTAGCTAAAACTATTAGACTGCATGAAGCAGGGGTTGAAACTTTAGTAGGTGAAGGAAAAGTTGAATTATCCGGTGGAGAACTAAAAAGAGTTGCTATTGCTAGAGCACTGATAAAAGATGCAGATATTATATTGGTAGACGAGGCTACCTCGGCTTTGGATAAAATAACAGCTCATGAGATTGAAAAGACATTGATAAATTTGGATTCAACAATGATAGCTATAACTCATCAAATGGATGAAACAACGTTAAGTAAATATGATGAAATCCTAGCTATGAAAGACGGTAAAATAGTGGAGCGTGGAAATCTTAAAGAATTATTAGATAATAAAGGCCACTTTTATAATATTTATAACAAAAAAATCAATGATTTAAAAGATGAAATCGACTTTGCCCTTGAAAACCCTAATATGGCGCAAGGAGGGTAA
- a CDS encoding YerC/YecD family TrpR-related protein, whose protein sequence is MHLDKLGKKHITQLFTAMLKLEDVDECYSFFEDLCTVNEVKSLAQRFEVAKMLKKGYTYNKIEEATGASTATISRVKRCLDYGEGGYNLIIDRLEKEE, encoded by the coding sequence TTGCATTTGGATAAATTAGGAAAAAAGCATATAACACAGTTATTTACAGCGATGTTGAAGTTGGAAGATGTTGATGAGTGTTATAGTTTTTTTGAGGATTTGTGTACTGTCAATGAAGTAAAGTCTTTAGCACAACGTTTTGAAGTGGCTAAAATGTTAAAAAAAGGTTATACTTATAATAAGATTGAAGAAGCAACTGGAGCTAGCACCGCCACCATAAGTAGAGTAAAAAGATGCTTAGACTATGGCGAAGGTGGTTATAATTTAATAATAGACAGATTGGAAAAAGAGGAATAA
- a CDS encoding stage II sporulation protein M, with product MLLDLYKKHWDLFKHHYAKPTALITLASLVIALVGYFYFIKNEAVMLEFFNDLMLHFESMGVGEQTTHSELFTIVLFNNLRVSAFMIILGFIPVIVLPSLSGVATTMSVSMVTAFFSINDMYPLHMLAFGIFPHGIIELFAIYLAGGIGVYMSLNLFKKIFSPKRAEIKIGSIIKQSLLSYLLLVAPLIILAALIEGFITPVLIESFYPGF from the coding sequence GTGCTATTAGACCTATACAAAAAACATTGGGACCTTTTTAAGCATCACTATGCAAAACCAACTGCCTTAATAACATTAGCCTCGCTAGTAATTGCGTTAGTTGGATACTTTTACTTTATAAAAAATGAAGCTGTTATGCTTGAATTTTTTAATGATCTTATGCTACATTTTGAAAGCATGGGTGTAGGGGAACAGACTACCCATAGTGAGCTATTCACCATTGTATTGTTTAATAATTTAAGGGTATCCGCTTTTATGATTATTTTAGGATTTATTCCTGTAATAGTACTTCCATCATTGAGTGGGGTGGCAACTACTATGTCAGTAAGCATGGTAACTGCTTTTTTCAGCATTAACGATATGTATCCTCTTCATATGTTAGCTTTCGGAATTTTTCCTCACGGTATTATAGAACTATTTGCCATATATTTAGCTGGGGGAATAGGTGTATATATGAGTTTAAACTTATTTAAAAAGATTTTTTCTCCTAAAAGGGCAGAAATTAAAATTGGCTCTATAATTAAACAATCCTTGCTTAGCTATTTGTTACTTGTAGCGCCTTTAATAATTTTAGCTGCATTAATAGAAGGGTTTATTACCCCTGTTTTAATTGAAAGTTTCTATCCTGGATTTTAA
- a CDS encoding DUF1576 domain-containing protein, translating to MKKLWSLDYIRVKENIKELVTLFYLVALLIIGIIIQPPAQFFDGLASILTTEGLLITDYMEVGGVGPTLANGAIVGLIGFALVKINRVPFNGPVLAAIFTMVGFGFFGKNIYSVLPIILGVFIYSRIRKESFKTFLLPALFGTALAPLVTQIIFGFGWGVLPGLMFGVLAGIIVPPMASHLLKTHNGYNIYNVGFTAGFVGLLFTSIFRSFGYDSQSVLYWGEDFNSISIIIFGTMFISMIVLGIILNKGKLRDYLEITKHPGTLATDFVALGGFGNSLMNMGIVGLIGLLYVLLVGGDLNGPTLGGLLTMVGFAAFGKHPKNITPIMLGVFLGCLMTTFEANEPGPLLAALFGTTLAPLAGQYGAAIGVLAGFVHLSIVTNVGVLHGGLNLYNNGFSGGFVAIIFVALLGAFKNNK from the coding sequence ATGAAAAAATTATGGAGTTTAGATTATATTAGGGTTAAAGAAAACATAAAAGAATTAGTAACACTATTTTATCTGGTTGCTCTTTTAATAATCGGCATAATTATCCAGCCACCGGCACAATTTTTTGATGGCTTGGCATCAATACTTACCACTGAAGGACTTCTGATAACTGATTATATGGAGGTAGGAGGTGTAGGACCAACCTTAGCAAACGGTGCGATAGTCGGGCTGATCGGCTTTGCCTTGGTTAAGATAAATAGAGTACCTTTTAACGGACCAGTTTTAGCTGCAATTTTTACAATGGTAGGCTTTGGTTTTTTCGGTAAAAACATTTACTCTGTACTTCCAATTATTTTAGGTGTGTTCATTTATAGCAGAATAAGAAAAGAATCATTTAAAACTTTTTTATTACCAGCATTATTTGGAACTGCCTTAGCTCCTTTAGTAACACAAATAATTTTTGGATTTGGCTGGGGGGTGTTGCCAGGATTAATGTTTGGAGTATTGGCTGGGATTATCGTGCCTCCCATGGCATCCCATCTATTAAAAACCCATAATGGATATAATATTTATAATGTAGGTTTCACTGCAGGGTTTGTAGGACTTTTATTTACTTCTATATTTAGGAGTTTTGGTTATGATAGTCAGTCGGTTCTTTACTGGGGAGAAGATTTTAATAGTATATCGATTATTATTTTTGGTACAATGTTTATTTCCATGATAGTTTTGGGTATTATTTTGAATAAAGGGAAGCTTAGGGATTATCTTGAAATAACTAAGCATCCTGGTACACTGGCAACTGATTTTGTAGCTTTAGGTGGTTTTGGTAACTCTCTTATGAATATGGGAATTGTCGGTCTAATTGGGTTGTTATATGTTTTATTGGTTGGTGGTGATTTAAATGGTCCTACATTGGGAGGGCTATTGACTATGGTAGGATTTGCAGCCTTTGGTAAACACCCTAAAAACATAACTCCCATAATGTTAGGTGTATTTTTAGGATGTTTAATGACTACTTTTGAAGCTAATGAACCCGGCCCTCTTTTAGCTGCTTTATTTGGCACTACATTAGCTCCTCTAGCTGGACAATATGGAGCTGCTATAGGTGTTTTAGCTGGCTTTGTGCACCTTTCAATAGTCACCAATGTTGGTGTTTTACATGGTGGATTAAACTTATATAATAATGGTTTTTCTGGAGGATTTGTAGCTATTATTTTTGTTGCTTTACTTGGGGCGTTTAAAAATAACAAATAA
- a CDS encoding DUF362 domain-containing protein, translating to MAYKISDACIECGACEGTCPVEAIKAGEGQYIIEADTCIDCGACVDSCPVEAISE from the coding sequence ATGGCCTACAAAATTTCTGATGCTTGTATTGAGTGTGGTGCTTGTGAAGGTACCTGTCCTGTAGAAGCTATCAAAGCTGGTGAGGGTCAATACATAATTGAAGCTGATACTTGTATTGACTGTGGGGCTTGTGTAGACTCTTGTCCTGTGGAGGCGATTTCTGAATAA
- a CDS encoding HD-GYP domain-containing protein, which yields MKLVSSEELLSGMKVAKDVENDAGVLLIPEGTTLNEYMIKKVKSLYIDYIYVKSDEKPSKPQEKIQREDIKKFTDQYNLAFDLTVNLLDTQKKGKILNMDLVREISNIVLEQIYQTNNILGRLFSQDKDHMYLYKHSLNVAILSGIIGKWLGFTKNEVRRLVYAGLLHDIGKLQVPDSILSKPDKLTPDEFFEIQKHCLFGYQILKTKHNISGDVFTAIAQHHEREDGSGYPKGLVGSQIHTFAKILAVADVYDAMTSNKVYRRKFSPFFVAEQIAQNSYGMLNPKISRVFLDNIANFYVGNKVALNDGRVGEIIYIKPSEPTKPVVKIGEQYIDLTTENVKIEDILA from the coding sequence ATGAAGTTGGTCTCATCAGAAGAGCTGTTATCAGGAATGAAAGTTGCCAAAGATGTGGAAAATGATGCTGGGGTGCTACTAATTCCCGAGGGCACTACTTTAAACGAGTATATGATTAAAAAGGTTAAGTCTTTATATATTGACTACATATATGTAAAATCTGATGAAAAACCCAGCAAACCACAAGAAAAAATACAGCGAGAAGATATAAAAAAATTCACAGACCAATATAATTTAGCCTTTGATTTAACTGTAAATTTATTAGATACACAAAAAAAGGGTAAAATACTAAATATGGACTTAGTCAGAGAAATATCAAATATTGTGCTAGAACAAATATATCAAACCAATAATATTCTAGGTAGATTATTTTCACAAGACAAGGATCATATGTACCTATATAAACACTCGCTTAATGTAGCTATTTTAAGTGGTATAATCGGAAAGTGGCTAGGATTTACAAAAAATGAGGTGCGCAGATTGGTATATGCTGGGCTTTTGCATGACATCGGTAAACTTCAAGTTCCAGATTCCATTTTAAGCAAACCTGATAAACTAACACCAGATGAGTTTTTTGAAATTCAAAAACATTGTTTATTTGGCTATCAAATATTAAAAACAAAGCATAATATCAGTGGAGATGTGTTTACAGCAATAGCACAGCACCATGAACGTGAAGACGGAAGCGGTTACCCTAAAGGGTTAGTGGGTTCTCAAATCCACACCTTTGCAAAAATTCTAGCTGTTGCTGATGTTTATGATGCTATGACTTCGAACAAGGTTTATAGAAGAAAATTCTCACCGTTTTTTGTAGCGGAACAAATAGCGCAAAACAGTTATGGAATGTTAAATCCAAAAATCAGTCGAGTTTTTCTAGATAACATTGCAAATTTTTATGTTGGTAATAAAGTTGCATTAAATGATGGTCGAGTAGGTGAAATAATCTATATTAAGCCCTCTGAACCTACTAAACCTGTGGTTAAAATAGGAGAGCAATATATTGACCTCACTACTGAAAATGTTAAAATAGAAGACATCCTAGCATAA
- a CDS encoding MFS transporter, whose translation MNNSVRYTTYKWTIWGLLALSFVVVFFHRYSTGVVAEDFARDLGLSPERQGAQLGNLAAMYFWAYALMQIPAGVMADYIGPRKTTAYGMLLAGIGSTILGYAVNIQMAYIGRLLVGIGVSGVFISILKIQAVWFKKEEFPSISGWTSLIGNIGGVLATYPFALLVGFIGWQMSFKAMGVVSVLLFVLTLLLVKDSPQDVGLKGPNDQEIMARPQGSVVHGVLKVLLNKHTWPNFIILFCLMGTIVSFSGLWGIPYLTQVYNIGRETASLYVLVLTVGVMVGSLIVGYLAKYVGSVKKIILSGSIIFTTIWGYKIFLAGGKPSLTILPVLYFLMGVSAVSFILSFTNVKNVNNPGLSGTATSIANVGGFLGAALLNNLIGVVLDIQGQSLNVAGTDAVASFQFAFAIYFVMGLIAIVATILQSE comes from the coding sequence ATGAACAACAGCGTTAGGTATACAACATATAAGTGGACTATATGGGGACTTTTAGCTTTGTCATTTGTTGTCGTTTTTTTTCATAGATATTCAACGGGGGTTGTTGCTGAAGACTTTGCCCGTGACCTAGGACTTAGCCCAGAACGACAGGGAGCCCAGCTGGGTAATTTAGCTGCCATGTATTTTTGGGCTTATGCTTTAATGCAGATACCTGCTGGTGTCATGGCAGATTATATAGGACCTAGAAAAACCACAGCCTACGGCATGCTACTAGCTGGGATAGGATCTACTATTTTGGGCTATGCAGTTAATATTCAAATGGCATACATAGGACGGCTCTTAGTAGGGATCGGTGTGTCAGGTGTTTTTATTTCTATTCTAAAAATACAAGCAGTTTGGTTTAAAAAGGAAGAATTTCCTAGCATTTCAGGTTGGACTTCATTGATTGGAAATATTGGCGGGGTATTGGCTACATATCCTTTTGCATTATTGGTGGGGTTTATTGGATGGCAAATGTCATTTAAAGCCATGGGTGTTGTCTCAGTTTTACTTTTTGTTTTAACACTGTTATTAGTTAAAGACAGCCCACAAGATGTGGGTTTAAAAGGACCAAATGATCAGGAGATTATGGCACGACCACAGGGAAGTGTTGTACATGGAGTTTTAAAGGTATTACTCAATAAGCACACATGGCCGAACTTTATTATTTTGTTTTGCTTAATGGGGACGATAGTATCGTTTTCTGGTTTGTGGGGGATCCCTTATTTAACACAGGTTTATAATATAGGCAGGGAAACGGCCTCCCTTTATGTACTTGTTTTAACCGTCGGCGTAATGGTTGGTTCTTTAATTGTAGGATACCTTGCGAAATATGTAGGTTCGGTAAAAAAGATTATATTAAGCGGGTCTATAATTTTTACAACAATTTGGGGTTACAAAATATTTTTGGCAGGTGGTAAGCCCAGCCTTACAATATTGCCGGTACTTTATTTTCTCATGGGGGTTTCTGCAGTTTCCTTCATTTTATCATTTACAAATGTTAAAAATGTAAATAACCCAGGCTTATCTGGAACTGCTACTTCAATCGCTAACGTAGGAGGTTTTTTAGGTGCAGCGTTGCTAAATAATCTAATTGGGGTGGTGCTGGATATACAGGGGCAGTCTTTAAATGTAGCTGGAACAGACGCTGTCGCTTCTTTTCAATTTGCATTTGCAATATACTTTGTTATGGGGTTAATAGCGATAGTTGCTACAATTTTACAGTCAGAATAA